In one window of Acidobacteriota bacterium DNA:
- a CDS encoding bile acid:sodium symporter family protein produces the protein MTSSDQQNRPALSQDGACRACLLLALVCILLIPVFVFTGAARFIGPAVVVLFSLLAIAVGKSRKYSAFAFTLWVAAFVAAAMFYPAAFHTWSGFELSTLMVPLIQIIMFGMGTQLTPGDFLRVFSFPKAVIIGLVLQFSVMPFVGKGLAMLTTTDPEIAAGMVLIGSCPGGVASNVMTFLAKGNVALSVTMTSCSTLAAPLMTPAMTKLLAGTYVEVKFIAMMVAIIKMIILPVAGGLVANAILTRLGATRPSLKVVSTSIMRALPFISMFSICFIIGIITSLSRDSLLAGGFVLTIIVAAVIHNVVGYLFGYGGARALGLGETDSRTVAIEVGLQNGGMASGLAVKVWQSSMAALPSAVFGPWMNMSGAMLASWWSSRPPRDEAVTSEQSQPTAPAPGSSRDSRG, from the coding sequence ATGACATCTTCAGACCAACAGAACCGGCCTGCCCTGTCCCAGGACGGCGCCTGCCGCGCCTGCTTGCTTCTGGCTCTGGTTTGCATCCTTCTGATCCCGGTCTTCGTGTTCACCGGCGCGGCGCGGTTCATCGGACCGGCAGTTGTCGTGCTGTTCAGCCTGCTGGCCATTGCCGTGGGCAAGAGCCGAAAATATTCGGCCTTCGCCTTCACGCTTTGGGTGGCCGCCTTTGTTGCCGCGGCCATGTTTTATCCCGCCGCCTTTCACACCTGGTCCGGGTTCGAGCTCAGCACGCTGATGGTGCCGCTCATACAGATCATCATGTTCGGCATGGGCACCCAGCTGACTCCCGGTGACTTCCTCCGGGTGTTTTCCTTTCCCAAAGCCGTGATCATCGGTCTGGTTCTGCAGTTCTCGGTCATGCCCTTCGTGGGGAAGGGACTGGCAATGCTGACCACCACCGATCCGGAGATCGCGGCCGGCATGGTGCTGATCGGCTCCTGTCCCGGGGGAGTGGCCTCCAATGTGATGACCTTCCTGGCCAAGGGAAACGTGGCCCTTTCGGTCACCATGACCTCCTGCTCCACCCTGGCCGCTCCGCTCATGACCCCGGCCATGACCAAGCTCCTGGCCGGCACCTACGTTGAAGTAAAGTTTATCGCCATGATGGTGGCCATCATCAAGATGATCATCCTTCCGGTGGCGGGAGGGCTGGTGGCCAACGCCATCCTGACACGGCTGGGAGCCACCCGCCCCAGCCTCAAGGTGGTTTCCACCTCCATCATGAGGGCCCTGCCTTTCATCTCCATGTTCTCGATCTGCTTCATCATCGGGATCATTACCTCCCTGTCCCGCGACTCTCTGCTGGCCGGCGGCTTCGTGCTGACCATCATCGTGGCCGCGGTGATCCACAACGTTGTCGGTTATCTCTTCGGCTACGGAGGCGCCCGAGCGCTGGGCCTGGGGGAGACCGACTCCCGTACCGTGGCCATAGAAGTGGGCCTTCAGAACGGAGGCATGGCTTCGGGATTGGCGGTCAAGGTGTGGCAGAGCTCCATGGCGGCCCTGCCCTCGGCCGTTTTCGGACCCTGGATGAACATGTCAGGCGCCATGCTGGCCTCCTGGTGGTCCAGCCGGCCTCCACGGGATGAAGCAGTGACTTCAGAGCAATCCCAACCAACCGCTCCCGCCCCCGGCAGCAGCCGGGATTCCCGGGGATAG